A single window of Oreochromis aureus strain Israel breed Guangdong linkage group 7, ZZ_aureus, whole genome shotgun sequence DNA harbors:
- the LOC116309395 gene encoding uncharacterized protein LOC116309395: MDHLTNRVTASELIFAFLQEGHESAGYMKELHSLGEQLKFSWDINSNGHDTRNLDNGELETDGYHPSNIGLSMQDLHPIVDLQIRGNHEQAAAVLEVARALGEIAAQFEDRIVTEATRNLSNNISTSPLQKWKDYLAFEVERVMMRGVGPDLPWERVIIALALTLVKRVCVQTPQRLRNLFHTALQYINAAWAL; the protein is encoded by the exons ATGGACCATTTGACTAATCGGGTTACGGCGAGTGAGCTCATTTTCGCCTTCCTTCAAGAGGGCCATGAGAGCGCAGGCTACATGAAGGAGCTTCACTCGCTGGGCGAACAGTTGAAGTTTTCTTGGGACATCAACAGCAATGGGCACGACACACGTAACCTGGATAATGGAGAGCTTGAAACTGATGGTTATCATCCAAGCAATATCGGACTCTCTATGCAGGATCTTCACCCCATAGTGGATCTACAGATCCGGG gAAATCATGAACAGGCTGCAGCTGTTCTTGAGGTTGCACGAGCGTTGGGAGAAATCGCTGCCCAGTTTGAAGACAGAATTGTGACTGAAGCTACCAGGAACCTGAGCAATAACATATCAACCTCCCCTCTTCAA AAATGGAAGGATTACCTTGCCTTTGAGGTAGAGAGGGTGATGATGCGTGGGGTAGGTCCTGACCTACCCTGGGAGAGAGTCATCATAGCCCTTGCACTCACGCTGGTGAAGAGGGTGTGCGTGCAGACCCCACAGAGGTTGAGAAACCTTTTCCACACCGCCCTGCAGTACATCAACGCTGCATGGGCTTTGTGA
- the wee2 gene encoding wee1-like protein kinase 2, with amino-acid sequence MWREIQACWRGWPFVCVKGYGIMKEAIPQTQAPSMATLFDGISQQLDFSSCGEESSSGDNSDDSTSRVYSPTSACRTPRAQCHFSRSNSLCSPQHCTSPIPYASWRKLRLCDSPSTPKSLLSKSSQPYSSLKISRQQRTLRFASAAANIITAPLVNVNPFTPDPVRRNSEQQWRNSCRSDDDDDYGRRFKHSLTSSEEDDEAFLPPKRRAVQAFMLSRYESEFLELECIGVGEFGAVYKCVKRLDGCLYAIKRSRQPLAGSANEQLALKEVYAHAVLGHHPHVVRYYSAWAEDDHMIIQNEYCDGGSLNGAIVKREAKGEPFTEAELKDLLLQVSVGLKYIHGSGLVHLDIKPSNIFICHRPSAIVMGEGESEEEDDGNPSARVIYKIGDLGHVTSATSPQVEEGDSRFLASEVLHEDYSNLPKADIFALGLTVLLAAGASPLPLNGDQWHSLREGRLPKLPQELSPPFRCLLQLLLEPDPTKRPSARELCKHTVLREKRTERLAAQLRRELNVERFRTAMLEKELQEARQAALSPKQNHLQGQRPPVKMGSLPRPGRRLVGRKTARSMSFGCPGYGV; translated from the exons ATGTGGCGCGAAATTCAAGCGTGTTGGCGTGGTTGGCCATTTGTTT GTGTAAAAGGATATGGCATTATGAAAGAAGCCATTCCCCAAACTCAGGCCCCAAGCATGGCTACTTTATTTGATGGAATCAGCCAGCAGCTAGATTTTTCTAGCTGTGGAGAAGAAAGCAGCAGCGGTGACAACTCTGATGACAGCACCTCCAGAGTCTACAGTCCCACCTCTGCCTGCAGGACCCCGAGAGCGCAATGTCACTTCAGTAGAAGCAACTCTTTATGTTCCCCTCAGCACTGTACCAGCCCCATACCTTACGCCTCCTGGAGGAAGCTGAGACTGTGTGACTCTCCCAGCACACCCAAG AGTTTGCTATCAAAGTCCTCCCAGCCTTACTCCAGTCTCAAGATAAGTCGTCAACAGCGAACTCTGCGTTTTGCCTCAGCTGCCGCAAACATAATCACGGCACCTCTTGTCAACGTGAATCCTTTCACCCCAGACCCTGTGCGCAGGAACAGCGAGCAACAGTGGAGGAACAGTTGTAggagtgatgatgatgacgactaTGGCCGCAG GTTTAAACACAGCCTAACGTCATCTGAAGAGGATGATGAAGCCTTTCTCCCACCAAAG AGACGAGCTGTCCAAGCCTTTATGCTGTCACGCTATGAGAGCGAATTCCTGGAGCTAGAGTGCATTGGTGTGGGTGAGTTTGGTGCAGTTTAtaagtgtgtgaagaggctggACGGTTGCTTGTATGCCATCAAGCGCTCCCGACAACCCCTGGCAGGCTCTGCCAATGA gCAGCTGGCCCTAAAGGAAGTGTATGCACATGCTGTGCTTGGGCACCACCCACATGTTGTCCGATATTACTCAGCATGGGCCGAGGATGATCACATGATTATTCAGAATGAATACTGTGATG GTGGAAGTCTTAATGGCGCTATTGTAAAGAGGGAGGCAAAGGGAGAGCCGTTCACAGAGGCAGAGTTGAAAGATCTGCTTCTGCAAGTGTCTGTGGGTCTAAAATACATCCACGGCTCAGGCCTCGTTCACTTGGACATCAAACCAA gtaATATATTCATTTGCCACCGCCCCAGCGCAATTGTGATGGGTGAGGGCGAGAGTGAAGAGGAAGATGATGGAAACCCTTCAGCCAGAGTCATTTACAAAATCG GTGATCTGGGTCATGTGACGTCAGCCACCAGTCCTCAAGTTGAGGAGGGGGACAGCCGCTTTCTGGCCAGTGAAGTCCTGCATGAG GATTACAGTAACCTCCCCAAGGCGGACATATTTGCCCTGGGCCTTACGGTGCTGCTGGCTGCTGGGGCTTCTCCTCTGCCGCTAAATGGAGATCAGTGGCACAGTCTTAGAGAGGGCCGTCTCCCCAAGCTGCCGCAGGAGCTCTCGCCTCCCTTTAGATGTTTACTTCAG TTGTTGCTGGAACCAGACCCAACAAAGCGGCCATCTGCCAGGGAGCTCTGCAAGCACACAGTCTTGAGGGAGAAGAGGACTGAGAGGCTGGCTGCTCAGCTACGAAGAGAGCTGAATGTAGAGAGGTTCAGAACTGCCATGCTTGAGAA AGAACTCCAGGAGGCCCGTCAGGCAGCTTTGTCACCCAAGCAGAACCACCTACAGGGGCAAAGACCACCTGTCAAGATGGGCTCCCTCCCCAGACCAGGGAGGAGGCTTGTTGGTAGAAAGACTGCAAGATCCATGAGCTTTGGTTGCCCAGGTTATGGAGTCTGA
- the dennd11 gene encoding DENN domain-containing protein 11: MVEQSDRAPLLDWEEIPPPDPNQAAQPTPQPPREEDSAAEKSAPTDTAAGTGWSSSTTIDATTIIIPPGPTRNVTAAVVVKGDGSPGRTELSGHGWDRPQPLGTDRNVPFPGLSVKDQWEEKDQIVAVFVVTFDTRSGNMIEWCLPHDINLDGVEFKSMASGSHRITSDFIYFRKGGYFGLACFANMPVESELERGARMKSVGILSPSYTLLYRYMHFLENQVRHQLECPGQYSPLEAFYEDKKAILPPTGNGLVTACPTWSVTNISRCMHPEMKITHPAGCMSQFIQFFGEQIMVLWKFALLRKRILIFSPPPVGVVCYRVYCCCCLANVSLPGIGVSVPELRPFFYINIADISALETELSYVACTTEKIFEEKKELYDVYIDNQNVKTHRSYLQQLLRLNAADKEKYRKLTEQRQLLLYSQEVGEDCTSNEEDLFILFFMELNNRIFQTLSEVAGSADPTLTGEHVRAMGLDPQGDRAFLADLLEVYGFDVTLVIDNLCCP; encoded by the exons ATGGTGGAACAGTCGGACCGAGCTCCGCTCCTGGACTGGGAGGAGATCCCACCGCCCGATCCGAACCAGGCGGCTCAACCTACGCCTCAGCCGCCGCGAGAAGAAGACTCCGCAGCGGAGAAAAGTGCGCCGACAGACACTGCGGCTGGTACTGGGTGGAGCAGCAGCACCACCATCGAcgccaccaccatcatcatcccCCCCGGCCCGACACGCAATGTgacagctgctgttgttgtcaAAGGGGACGGAAGCCCGGGCCGAACAGAGCTGTCCGGGCACGGCTGGGATCGCCCGCAGCCTCTCGGTACAGACCGTAACGTCCCTTTCCCCGGCCTCTCAGTGAAGGATCAGTGGGAGGAAAAAGACCAGATAGTGGCCGTGTTTGTGGTTACCTTTGATACAAGATCAG GGAATATGATAGAGTGGTGCCTGCCTCATGACATCAACTTGGATGGTGTTGAATTCAAGTCAATGGCCAGCGGTTCTCATCGGATCACCAGCGACTTCAT ATATTTCCGTAAGGGTGGCTACTTCGGTCTGGCATGTTTTGCAAACATGCCCGTGGAGAGTGAGCTGGAACGAGGAGCGAGAATGAAGTCTGTGGGAATTTTGTCTCCGTCCTACACTCTGCTCTACCGTTACATGCACTTCCTGGAGAACCAAGTCAG ACACCAGTTGGAGTGTCCTGGCCAGTATTCTCCACTAGAGGCCTTCTACGAGGATAAGAAGGCCATTCTTCCCCCTACAGGAAACGGACTAGTCACCGCCTGCCCGACCTGGAGTGTTACCAATATAAGCCGCTGCATGCACCCTGAAATGAAG ATCACCCACCCGGCTGGCTGCATGTCCCAGTTCATCCAGTTTTTCGGGGAGCAAATAATGGTGCTGTGGAAGTTCGCGCTGCTTCGGAAGCGCATACTCATCTTCTCCCCTCCACCTGTAGGAGTTGTCTGCTACAGGG TGTATTGCTGTTGCTGCCTGGCCAACGTTTCATTACCTGGCATTGGAGTTTCTGTGCCTGAATTACGGCCTTTCTTCTACATCAACATAGCCGACATCTCTGCCCTGGAAACAGAGCTGTCATACGTGGCCT GCACCACGGAGAAGATCTTTGAGGAGAAAAAGGAGCTGTATGACGTCTATATCGATAACCAGAATGTGAAAACTCACAGAAGCTATTTGCAGCAGCTGCTCAGGCTGAACGCAGCAGACAAGGAGAAATACAGGAAGCTGACTGAGCAGAG gcaACTGCTGCTGTACTCTCAGGAGGTGGGTGAAGACTGCACATCAAATGAAGAGGATCTTTTCATCCT GTTCTTTATGGAGCTTAATAACCGCATCTTCCAGACCCTGTCAGAGGTAGCAGGAAGCGCCGACCCCACTCTCACTGGTGAGCACGTGAGGGCCATGGGGCTGGATCCCCAGGGAGATCGAGCATTCCTTGCCGACCTGCTGGAGGTTTATGGTTTCGATGTAACACTGGTCATAGACAACCTCTGCTGCCCCTGA
- the agk gene encoding acylglycerol kinase, mitochondrial, producing MARVVKVFRTLRNHWKKSTFAVCVLSYGGYWLYGKHCDSVLRREACLLAREYGQQQIAPQERIRKATVILNPAACNGKANNLFEKNAAPILHLAGVQITVVKTDYEGQAKKLIELMEETDMLIVAGGDGTLQEVITGLLRRPDQDVFSKTPIGFIPLGSHNSLSPSLHLLSDNKVKDITSATLSILKGETVPLDVLQIKGEKEQPVFALMGLRWGAFRDVASKISKYWYLGPLKTNAAHWFSTLREWPLVRDVSVSYLAPTLRPPDLPPVKAPRPNLIYRIIRRLKNYWNPPAEEPPKVEEPEKWEEQQLSTLELFIQTHNKNPVERRINDSLRISAETHNLTMGEFITAGNKKAADPTVFTENATELEAGACRLQLPEGASGFYNIDNEEYEAMPVEVRLLPRKLRFFISAERREQLLSQIQ from the exons ATGGCTCGAGTCGTGAAAGTGTTTCGGACTTTGCGAAATCATTGGAAGAAAAGcacatttgctgtgtgtgtcttgTCCTACGGTGGATACTGGCTGTATGGAAAACACTG TGACAGCGTCCTGCGCAGAGAGGCGTGTCTACTAGCCAGG GAATATGGACAGCAGCAGATAGCACCACAGGAGCGAATCAGGAAAGCAACTGTGATTTTGAACCCTGCAGCTTGCAACGG gaaagccaaCAACCTATTTGAAAAGAATGCTGCTCCTATTTTACACCTGGCTGGTGTGCAGATTACAGTAGTCAAG ACAGACTATGAAGGCCAGGCAAAAAAACTGATCGAGTTAATGGAAGAAACAGACATGCTGATCGTGGCTGGAGGAGATGGCACGTTGCAGGAAGTGATCACAGGTTTACTGAGAAGGCCAGACCAA GACGTCTTCAGTAAGACACCAATTGGATTCATTCCACTAGGCTCCCATAATTCCCTCAGTCCAAGTCTtcatctcctcagtgacaacaaggTCAA GGACATCACATCAGCGACACTGTCAATACTGAAGGGAGAAACTGTACCGCTGGATGTGCTCCAAATCAAA GGAGAGAAAGAGCAGCCAGTCTTTGCTCTGATGGGACTGCGTTGGGGGGCTTTTAGAGATGTGGCTTCAAAAATCAGCAA ATATTGGTACCTCGGACCGCTGAAGACGAATGCGGCACATTGGTTTAGCACTCTGAGG GAGTGGCCTCTGGTCCGGGATGTCTCTGTGTCCTATTTGGCTCCCACGCTTCGGCCCCCTGACCTGCCCCCTGTGAAGGCCCCCAGGCCGAATCTGATCTACCGCATCATCCGCAGGCTGAAGAACTACTGGAACCCACCAGCTGAAG AGCCTCCAAAAGTGGAAGAGCCAGAGAAGTGGGAAGAGCAGCAGCTGTCAACGTTAGAGCTCTTtattcaaacacacaacaaaaaccCAGTGGAGAGG cGCATCAATGACTCCCTCAGGATCAGTGCAGAGACTCACAACTTGACCATGGGCGAGTTCATTACTGCAGG CAATAAAAAAGCAGCAGACCCGACTGTATTCACTGAAAATGCCACAGAATTGGAGGCTGGTGCTTGCCGGCTGCAGCTGCCAGAG GGCGCCTCTGGCTTCTACAACATCGACAATGAGGAGTATGAGGCGATGCCTGTGGAGGTAAGGCTGTTGCCACGGAAACTCCGCTTCTTCATCAGTGCCGAGCGCAGAGAGCAGCTCCTCTCACAGATCCAGTGA